One Obesumbacterium proteus DNA window includes the following coding sequences:
- a CDS encoding secretion protein translates to MRGILGTAPSTFNNLNVDINNPVKRSVAGSGNTYVGKNDDQDNPFAFGYSVLTDLSLVLQQIANALYGNIKQSTERARNTQDMSNRMDEVIAEAAKGDDKTREQVPDEVVKYMRDNGILVDGMTIDDYIKTHGGAEGLDKGSLQAVKAALDNSANRDTDLMTQGQLSIQKMTQEINAVITQMTGLLSKWGDLLSMIAQKMFG, encoded by the coding sequence ATGAGAGGAATACTTGGCACTGCTCCATCTACATTTAATAACCTTAATGTTGATATTAATAATCCAGTGAAACGATCGGTGGCGGGTAGTGGAAATACTTATGTTGGAAAGAACGACGATCAGGACAATCCCTTTGCTTTTGGTTATTCAGTTTTAACCGACCTTTCATTGGTATTACAGCAAATTGCAAACGCGCTCTACGGAAATATAAAGCAGAGCACTGAACGTGCACGTAATACGCAGGACATGTCTAACCGCATGGATGAGGTTATTGCCGAAGCCGCGAAGGGGGATGATAAAACCCGCGAACAAGTACCGGACGAAGTCGTTAAATATATGCGTGATAACGGCATCCTCGTTGATGGTATGACGATTGATGATTACATCAAAACCCATGGTGGTGCGGAAGGGTTGGATAAAGGGTCTTTACAAGCCGTCAAAGCAGCACTCGATAACAGCGCAAATCGTGATACCGACCTGATGACGCAAGGGCAGTTAAGCATTCAGAAAATGACGCAAGAGATCAATGCGGTGATCACTCAAATGACTGGGCTGCTCAGCAAATGGGGCGATTTACTCAGCATGATTGCGCAGAAGATGTTTGGATGA
- a CDS encoding type III secretion system effector protein, translating to MSHIGMMPVSGQSQPIGSQPEAGELSEKWLIADRTQLQNQWPIGHVYTNNLSGAQVSSTQLVDKQTPISGNSAASGSKSKEPMDLNAFFSLFDEIWSKLLMLAKQLRDSMQFYNQKKQELGWGLEVNTLKQSMTAIDESYEAAKSSAIGGIFSGVLMLGCAPFGEAGMAVGNAMGQMAGGIGNWVAGGKTRDADAEKAIADLQNKGAQSYAKTLDDTLVKSREIMQQMMDMGRSLVEVFSQILRFISR from the coding sequence ATGAGTCATATCGGAATGATGCCGGTTTCGGGGCAGAGCCAGCCTATCGGTTCGCAACCGGAAGCGGGAGAGTTGAGTGAAAAATGGCTGATAGCCGATCGCACACAGCTCCAGAACCAATGGCCTATCGGGCATGTATATACCAACAATTTATCGGGCGCTCAGGTTTCCTCAACGCAGCTGGTGGACAAACAAACTCCCATCAGTGGCAACAGCGCAGCTAGCGGGAGTAAAAGCAAAGAGCCGATGGATCTGAACGCGTTTTTTAGCCTGTTTGATGAAATCTGGAGCAAATTGCTCATGCTGGCCAAACAGCTACGTGACTCTATGCAATTTTACAATCAGAAGAAGCAAGAACTCGGTTGGGGGCTTGAAGTTAACACGCTAAAACAAAGTATGACCGCAATTGACGAAAGCTATGAGGCCGCGAAGTCCAGCGCTATTGGTGGCATTTTTTCCGGTGTGTTGATGTTGGGCTGCGCACCGTTTGGGGAGGCTGGTATGGCGGTGGGTAATGCCATGGGGCAAATGGCGGGAGGGATAGGCAACTGGGTTGCGGGCGGTAAAACCCGTGACGCCGATGCAGAGAAAGCCATTGCCGATCTGCAAAACAAAGGGGCGCAGTCTTATGCAAAAACGCTGGATGATACGCTAGTGAAATCCCGTGAAATTATGCAGCAAATGATGGATATGGGACGCAGCTTGGTTGAGGTATTCAGCCAGATATTACGCTTTATCTCGCGCTAG
- the sscA gene encoding CesD/SycD/LcrH family type III secretion system chaperone SscA, producing MTAPMDSQETQAILQFFQQGGALRMLLGKDVGPELDVLFRYAKQLSSVGEYGAAARLFKALTIYDEWSFEYWFELGVCCQADKAWVDAIYAYGRSAQIRVSAAIAPCAAGECYLACGNRPLAAKAFRAALLVCGTERDGEEYGGMGQAEIRQRARAGLVKTEGEHEKFNTD from the coding sequence ATGACGGCGCCTATGGATAGCCAAGAGACGCAGGCAATATTGCAATTTTTTCAGCAGGGCGGCGCGTTGCGCATGCTGCTGGGCAAAGATGTCGGCCCTGAACTGGACGTGTTGTTTCGCTACGCGAAGCAGCTCTCGAGTGTTGGTGAATATGGCGCAGCAGCACGGTTGTTTAAGGCACTGACGATTTATGACGAATGGTCGTTTGAGTATTGGTTTGAACTGGGCGTGTGTTGTCAGGCTGATAAGGCTTGGGTGGATGCGATTTATGCCTACGGACGCTCGGCTCAAATTCGGGTTTCAGCGGCGATAGCGCCTTGCGCCGCGGGTGAATGCTATCTCGCCTGCGGTAATCGTCCGCTGGCGGCCAAAGCCTTTCGCGCCGCGTTGCTGGTGTGTGGAACTGAGCGTGATGGCGAAGAGTATGGGGGCATGGGACAGGCGGAAATTCGCCAACGTGCGCGGGCTGGCTTAGTGAAAACGGAAGGTGAGCATGAGAAGTTCAATACAGATTGA
- the sctD gene encoding type III secretion system inner membrane ring subunit SctD, with product MGSERKIRLIGGTLHGREIWLEGGQLTLGEHGCDLCIPLNGDGQVVLSIKDGQMFVDAGGATVRVNGRRHKPSLPLPAEGVLQTMGLAMAFGSHEANLSHYRLHTGFSAIYWGIVLTFFILVGGIAVIWSSPSAKPPPSITAQVDTLLRQKGLTQTVARWDQDGTLQLSGYCQNSAVLQNARLKLESWGVLYRDSVVCTDQLIRNVSDILTQAGYANAQVTSSVPGEVHITADITMGKRWSIVQPQLAEVPGLKHWKIDNPYEAEDKAIIDKVLQNGLAGNLSVTPVGQSFFISGVLDIEQQQVLNRVLAQLREQFPGIALSYQNVSASNEGSQHFPSPVAAIVHSRQGIYLILEDGERLRVESLLPDGSEVVELNDRAVTLKYQGALINFPLNF from the coding sequence ATGGGTAGTGAGCGAAAAATTCGTTTGATTGGCGGCACTCTGCATGGCCGCGAAATATGGCTAGAAGGCGGGCAACTTACCCTCGGTGAGCATGGCTGCGATCTTTGTATACCGCTCAACGGCGATGGCCAAGTGGTATTGTCGATCAAGGATGGGCAGATGTTTGTGGATGCGGGTGGTGCAACCGTTAGGGTCAATGGCCGGAGGCATAAACCGAGCTTACCGCTGCCCGCCGAGGGCGTATTACAAACGATGGGATTGGCAATGGCATTTGGTAGCCATGAAGCCAATTTATCGCACTATCGGCTACATACCGGCTTCTCCGCGATTTACTGGGGAATAGTGTTAACGTTTTTCATTCTGGTGGGGGGCATTGCCGTCATTTGGAGCAGCCCCAGCGCTAAGCCGCCTCCGAGCATAACCGCTCAGGTCGATACGCTGCTGCGACAAAAAGGGCTAACACAAACCGTGGCCCGTTGGGATCAGGATGGAACGCTTCAGCTGTCGGGCTATTGCCAAAACAGCGCCGTGCTGCAAAATGCACGCTTGAAATTGGAATCGTGGGGCGTGCTTTATCGCGACAGCGTGGTGTGTACCGATCAGCTGATTCGTAATGTGAGCGATATTTTAACGCAGGCGGGATATGCCAATGCGCAGGTGACGAGCTCGGTGCCGGGTGAAGTTCACATCACCGCCGATATTACGATGGGCAAACGCTGGTCTATTGTTCAACCGCAGCTGGCTGAAGTTCCGGGGTTAAAACATTGGAAAATCGACAACCCTTACGAAGCTGAAGACAAAGCCATTATTGATAAGGTGCTGCAAAATGGGTTAGCGGGAAACCTCAGCGTGACTCCAGTGGGGCAGTCGTTCTTTATCAGCGGTGTGCTGGACATTGAGCAACAGCAAGTTTTAAACCGAGTCCTAGCCCAACTGCGTGAACAGTTCCCTGGTATCGCGCTGAGTTACCAGAATGTTTCCGCCTCAAATGAGGGGAGTCAGCACTTCCCATCACCCGTTGCCGCGATCGTCCATAGTCGGCAGGGGATCTACCTAATTCTCGAAGATGGTGAGCGATTGCGAGTTGAGAGCCTACTTCCTGACGGCAGTGAAGTGGTCGAGCTAAACGATCGTGCTGTCACGCTCAAATACCAAGGGGCATTAATTAACTTCCCGCTCAATTTTTAA
- a CDS encoding EscE/YscE/SsaE family type III secretion system needle protein co-chaperone, whose protein sequence is MPTLTNLEDRLRDSDEHTRERLVTLAAVKSRLLKAMQGPMPREQYQQFTLLLEAVIQAEDIINVIYFRYHNHRIKITELSKDE, encoded by the coding sequence ATCCCTACGCTGACGAATTTAGAAGATCGCCTGCGCGATTCTGATGAGCACACTCGAGAACGCTTAGTCACATTAGCGGCGGTGAAATCACGCCTATTGAAAGCAATGCAAGGCCCAATGCCACGAGAACAATATCAGCAATTCACCTTATTGCTGGAAGCGGTCATTCAGGCCGAAGATATTATTAATGTGATTTACTTTCGATACCACAATCACCGAATAAAAATCACTGAGTTGAGTAAAGATGAATGA
- a CDS encoding SycD/LcrH family type III secretion system chaperone, with translation MHSTSHESHQDIWQDPIIKQALALDPEEVYAQGYAAWQEGQYDQALVNFSWLVISQPWSWRAHVALAGALMMHKEYAMAMNYYGYALMLDACHPEPVYQIGVCLQAMGERSAAREAMQTALTMSYDDPSYSGVRAHAELMLTQLLT, from the coding sequence ATGCATTCAACATCACACGAAAGTCATCAGGATATCTGGCAAGACCCCATCATCAAACAGGCTTTGGCCCTCGATCCCGAGGAAGTTTATGCCCAAGGATATGCGGCTTGGCAAGAGGGGCAATACGATCAGGCGTTGGTTAATTTTAGTTGGTTAGTGATATCTCAACCGTGGAGTTGGCGCGCGCATGTGGCATTAGCTGGGGCATTGATGATGCATAAAGAATACGCCATGGCGATGAACTACTACGGCTATGCGTTGATGTTGGATGCCTGCCATCCTGAACCCGTTTACCAGATAGGCGTGTGTCTGCAAGCGATGGGGGAACGCTCAGCGGCAAGGGAGGCAATGCAAACTGCGTTGACCATGAGCTATGACGATCCTTCATACAGCGGCGTGCGAGCTCATGCGGAGCTGATGCTAACTCAACTTCTCACCTAG
- a CDS encoding pathogenicity island protein, producing MLSKLKKISLLDNIRIATGDSSLLMEIEERCARGYLCTLSIVLAIFLDTIENFPLETVRYITTLLAGCQGTHDYALQLTPEGGWLCCYYDKNMAVEIMAVEIEKHLALTRYLASVISCHVKIEQDK from the coding sequence ATGCTGAGTAAATTAAAAAAGATCTCTTTGCTCGATAATATCCGTATTGCTACGGGGGATAGTTCTCTATTAATGGAAATAGAGGAACGGTGTGCTCGTGGATATTTGTGTACGCTGTCCATAGTTTTGGCTATTTTTCTTGACACTATTGAGAATTTCCCTTTGGAAACTGTGAGGTACATCACTACTTTGCTAGCTGGGTGCCAAGGTACTCATGATTATGCGTTGCAGTTAACTCCTGAAGGCGGCTGGCTTTGTTGTTATTACGACAAAAATATGGCTGTTGAGATAATGGCCGTGGAGATTGAAAAACATTTGGCTTTAACGCGATATTTAGCGAGTGTCATCTCTTGCCACGTAAAGATCGAACAGGATAAATAG
- a CDS encoding EscC/YscC/HrcC family type III secretion system outer membrane ring protein, which translates to MKINGVTILPILIFCALAQGKTLAWKGEDFSLRARKIPLSAVLQNLAENYDTQVVIDPSITDIFNGVISESPPIDILNNLSAQYHLSTYLDGNILFIYPSSIITHRVVTLNTLPASVFVRYLHDRDVPAQNSCEVHRVPKVNALDVSGVPACLSRITQLAQMLDGEMTKRQDDAVSLIVYPLKYATAMDDRYQYRDQTVVVPGIVSVLRDMSQSSTPSTTSSSPATQGLPMFSADPRQNAVIVRDRSVNIAGYRKLISELDQRPQMIEISVTIIDVDAGDISELGIDWSAAVSLGGGSLSFNGPDSNAGGGFSTVISNTPSFMARLVALEKNSHAYILSQPSVVTLNNIQAVLDKNVTFYTKLESEKVAKLESITTGSLLRVTPRLLTENGKQNIMLSLNIQDGQQNAPLSQSEPLPQVQNSEIASQATLQAGQSLLLGGFKQDKQVQVQNKIPLLGDIPIIGHLFRSDSNQTNSVIRLFLIKATVANSDNSHG; encoded by the coding sequence ATGAAAATAAATGGCGTGACTATTTTACCTATATTGATTTTCTGTGCTCTAGCTCAGGGGAAAACACTGGCATGGAAAGGGGAAGATTTTTCATTGCGGGCAAGGAAAATACCACTATCGGCAGTATTGCAAAATCTTGCTGAGAACTATGATACACAGGTTGTTATAGATCCTTCTATTACAGATATATTTAATGGTGTGATTTCTGAGTCACCACCAATTGATATATTGAATAATTTGTCGGCACAATACCATTTATCCACTTATCTTGATGGCAATATACTTTTTATTTACCCCTCTTCAATAATCACACATCGTGTTGTAACCCTGAATACGTTACCCGCCAGTGTATTTGTTCGTTATTTGCACGATCGTGATGTACCAGCTCAAAACAGCTGTGAGGTACACCGAGTTCCGAAGGTGAATGCGCTTGACGTTAGCGGTGTGCCTGCTTGTTTATCACGTATTACGCAGCTGGCCCAGATGTTGGATGGCGAAATGACGAAGCGCCAAGATGACGCCGTGAGCTTAATTGTTTATCCATTGAAATATGCCACTGCAATGGATGACCGCTATCAGTACCGCGATCAAACGGTTGTTGTTCCGGGGATCGTCAGCGTCCTGCGTGATATGAGCCAAAGCAGTACGCCGTCTACAACATCCTCTTCACCAGCAACTCAAGGGTTGCCGATGTTTTCTGCCGATCCGCGTCAAAATGCGGTCATCGTGCGAGATCGTTCGGTAAATATAGCGGGTTACCGCAAGCTTATTAGCGAGCTCGATCAGCGCCCGCAGATGATAGAAATTTCTGTCACCATCATTGATGTTGATGCGGGGGATATCAGCGAGCTTGGTATTGATTGGAGTGCGGCGGTGTCACTGGGCGGTGGTTCGCTCTCTTTCAATGGTCCCGATAGTAATGCCGGCGGCGGCTTTTCAACGGTTATCAGCAATACGCCAAGCTTTATGGCGCGTTTGGTTGCGCTAGAGAAGAATTCCCATGCCTATATTTTGTCGCAGCCGTCAGTGGTGACGCTCAATAATATTCAGGCGGTGTTGGATAAAAACGTCACGTTTTATACCAAGTTGGAGAGCGAAAAAGTGGCTAAATTGGAGTCGATTACCACGGGCTCATTACTCAGAGTGACGCCGCGGCTGCTGACCGAAAATGGAAAGCAAAACATTATGCTCAGTCTCAATATTCAAGATGGGCAGCAAAACGCACCGCTGAGCCAAAGTGAACCATTACCACAGGTACAAAACTCAGAGATTGCGTCGCAGGCAACGTTGCAGGCCGGGCAAAGTTTGCTGCTCGGCGGTTTTAAGCAGGATAAACAGGTGCAGGTACAAAACAAAATTCCGTTGCTGGGAGATATCCCGATAATCGGGCATCTGTTCCGCAGTGATAGCAATCAAACTAACAGCGTTATCCGGCTGTTTCTGATTAAGGCGACCGTGGCTAACAGCGACAACAGCCATGGGTAG
- a CDS encoding secreted effector protein, protein MDEITSLLRHEGLYPQPAFLADSGLLIGQQVEIYPYQLIYRIDGSHLILCSFRRVPNSVPQPASLARLWGIFRRIFSSSPWLKDVRMLVITEVFDRRLAVQRRRLESLMYKLGAVAVIRDGDKWLEIPAVKLLYQRERRR, encoded by the coding sequence ATGGATGAAATCACGAGTCTACTGCGTCATGAAGGGCTGTATCCACAGCCTGCTTTTTTAGCCGATAGTGGATTGCTGATAGGGCAACAGGTAGAGATTTACCCCTATCAGCTTATTTATCGAATTGATGGTAGCCATCTGATTTTATGCAGTTTTCGTCGAGTGCCTAATAGCGTCCCCCAGCCAGCGTCGTTGGCACGGTTATGGGGGATCTTTAGGCGGATTTTTAGCAGTTCGCCGTGGCTCAAAGACGTAAGAATGCTGGTCATCACGGAGGTATTTGATCGCCGATTGGCGGTACAGCGTCGCCGATTAGAAAGCTTAATGTACAAGCTTGGTGCGGTAGCGGTAATCCGCGACGGCGATAAGTGGTTAGAGATTCCGGCAGTTAAGCTGCTTTATCAACGAGAACGCCGTAGGTAA
- the sctE gene encoding type III secretion system translocon subunit SctE, which produces MRSSIQIDGVPDVKTEFDATLHHIAVQTASTSCGALGHRLSATHGFNEERYSLKENQYVSQQQAEAALQQLIGTGAAGARNPTIRDVLEMDPMVLSMMMTQLVLNNSGNTASSICKQLERATELQAELRNKQVAEYQEQINKAVEQADQARKAGLISAVFDWIIGGVEAVIGVLKIVEGFVTADPLTMADGAAYLAAGVAGMVKAGAETAIALGADKDTCNEIIKVAGIVQNACEGVALALDIMQIGRGIGAARAVTKAAGDVLEKEVGTQLIEAVAKGAEDELKVLADKIGQEVGRMLGEDFGMAVEREMVEVGDMAIEAAAHSAEAEANMVTRMGKSFTRAGVETLVKTAVEKAGKELLNKGEEIVAEKLRDTILKELRQSIISTIIRDCSSKALIITRSCVGGANKISLSVVGIRTAELQRTIEKLIVQQGFIDFMQSWTEDRKKTQQKRLNEAYQDGANAMRSASDMIDNCGTVLANIAGARA; this is translated from the coding sequence ATGAGAAGTTCAATACAGATTGACGGTGTTCCAGATGTCAAAACAGAGTTTGATGCAACTCTGCACCACATTGCCGTACAAACCGCGAGTACTTCCTGCGGTGCGCTGGGCCACCGTCTTAGCGCAACACACGGCTTTAATGAAGAGCGCTATAGCTTGAAAGAAAACCAGTACGTCAGTCAACAGCAGGCTGAAGCTGCTCTACAGCAACTGATTGGCACCGGAGCCGCGGGGGCACGGAACCCCACGATCCGTGATGTATTGGAGATGGACCCGATGGTGTTGTCGATGATGATGACTCAGTTGGTGCTTAACAATTCCGGTAATACGGCTAGCTCGATTTGCAAGCAGCTAGAGCGCGCAACCGAGCTTCAGGCCGAGCTACGCAACAAACAGGTGGCGGAATATCAGGAGCAAATCAACAAAGCTGTTGAGCAGGCCGACCAAGCACGTAAGGCGGGGCTCATCAGCGCGGTGTTTGATTGGATCATTGGTGGCGTTGAGGCAGTGATCGGGGTGCTGAAAATAGTCGAAGGATTTGTCACCGCAGATCCGCTCACAATGGCGGATGGCGCCGCCTACCTCGCTGCCGGCGTTGCCGGTATGGTCAAAGCCGGTGCAGAAACGGCGATAGCGCTTGGTGCAGATAAAGATACCTGCAATGAAATCATCAAAGTGGCAGGCATCGTACAAAATGCGTGTGAGGGCGTGGCATTAGCCCTGGATATTATGCAGATTGGCCGCGGCATTGGGGCTGCTCGTGCGGTGACAAAAGCCGCTGGGGACGTTCTTGAAAAAGAAGTAGGTACACAGCTGATAGAGGCGGTTGCCAAAGGTGCTGAAGACGAACTGAAGGTGCTCGCAGATAAGATCGGGCAGGAAGTCGGACGCATGCTTGGTGAAGATTTTGGCATGGCGGTTGAGCGCGAGATGGTTGAGGTTGGTGATATGGCCATTGAAGCGGCGGCGCATAGCGCTGAGGCCGAAGCGAACATGGTTACGCGCATGGGTAAAAGCTTTACGCGTGCAGGGGTTGAAACGCTGGTGAAAACCGCCGTTGAGAAAGCGGGTAAAGAACTACTCAATAAAGGCGAAGAGATCGTTGCCGAAAAGCTCCGTGACACGATTTTGAAGGAGCTACGCCAGAGCATTATTTCAACCATCATTCGCGACTGTAGCAGTAAAGCCTTGATCATCACGCGTAGCTGCGTAGGTGGCGCGAATAAAATTTCTCTCTCGGTCGTCGGCATTAGAACGGCTGAGCTGCAAAGAACCATTGAAAAGCTGATTGTCCAGCAAGGCTTTATTGATTTCATGCAGAGCTGGACTGAAGACCGCAAGAAAACGCAGCAAAAACGGCTAAACGAAGCCTACCAAGATGGTGCAAACGCGATGAGAAGCGCCTCAGACATGATTGATAACTGCGGCACTGTGCTGGCGAATATCGCCGGTGCGCGCGCCTGA
- a CDS encoding pathogenicity island 2 effector protein SseG (with SseF is involved in the aggregation of the host endosomes), producing MIDRICTSQGSVVDEETRQMLQGLIDQLAVPVLPKPQCVEPVPTTISPCEAGQQSMLSSLAKRVINTFPSALFSWQAVILGGQVLCCSAGIVLTVLSGGAAPLLVLAGLGLAIAIADIACLIYHRKHSLPMAHDSIANAVYFIAMHFCNEQRSQDVGSMVSLGSRALLTATVIGQPLMFSSLGLSLPILRPLSNAAYGALAFMRYGAAGCPVTGQQVSVPFFRLLAQLFPRDES from the coding sequence ATGATAGACCGTATATGCACTAGTCAAGGCTCTGTGGTGGACGAAGAAACGCGGCAAATGCTACAGGGCCTGATTGATCAACTAGCCGTCCCCGTTTTGCCGAAGCCACAATGCGTTGAGCCTGTTCCGACCACGATTTCTCCCTGTGAGGCAGGGCAACAGAGCATGCTCTCGAGCCTTGCCAAACGGGTTATCAATACTTTTCCTTCAGCGCTATTCAGCTGGCAGGCCGTCATTCTTGGTGGGCAAGTTTTATGTTGTAGCGCGGGCATTGTGCTCACGGTGCTCAGTGGCGGAGCGGCCCCGTTACTGGTGTTGGCAGGGCTGGGATTAGCCATTGCTATTGCCGATATTGCTTGCCTTATTTATCACCGAAAACACAGCTTGCCGATGGCGCACGACAGTATAGCCAATGCGGTCTATTTCATCGCAATGCATTTCTGTAATGAGCAGAGAAGCCAAGATGTGGGCTCAATGGTGTCGCTAGGATCGCGTGCGTTGCTAACGGCTACCGTGATTGGTCAGCCCTTAATGTTTTCCTCTTTGGGACTAAGCCTGCCGATATTGCGCCCGCTGAGCAATGCAGCCTACGGTGCGCTGGCGTTTATGCGCTACGGTGCGGCGGGATGTCCTGTCACCGGGCAGCAGGTCAGTGTGCCTTTCTTCCGTCTGCTGGCGCAGCTCTTCCCTCGAGATGAGTCTTAG